CTatgaagaaggaagaagaatattTCAACTCCAAACTGAACAAGCTGAGCTTGTTATGCCAGCTTTGCAGTCTGTATACATTCCTGGTTACAGGTACATTATTTGTTAAACTTTaaagctttattttgttttaattttctctcctaatatatatatatatatgtaggttTTTACCGACTCCAAAGAACAATAGAAGAAAAGCAATAGATAGAGAGATCAGAATAATACTTAGAGGGATGATCGAGAAAAGAGAGAAGGCCATAAGAATGGGAGAAAGTAGTAAGGATGACCTTCTTGGTTTGCTAATGGAGTCCAACATgaaggagaatgaagaacatGAAAGCAAGTTTAAAAACAAAGGGTTGAGTGTTGAGGAGGTGATTGAAGAGTGTAAGCTCTTTTATATTGCAGGgcaagaaacaacatcatctcTTCTCACATGGACAATGGTTTTGCTGAGTATGTATCCAGAGTGGCAGATTAAAGCAAGAGAAGAAGTTCTCCAAGTGTTTGGGAAAAACAAACCCGACATGGAAGGCGTAAGCCGTCTAAAAACGGTGagtcataataattttaaacagaTAAAATGAGAGACCGAAACCTATAAGTAAACATGCATGGCTTGCATCTGATTGTATAACATGCATATACACTGCAGTTGACTATGATACTGTATGAAGTTCTTCGGCTATACCCACCGGCCATTTTCATGACAAGAATAACGTACAAAACAATGGAACTTGGAGGGATAACTTATCCTCCAGGAGTGCTACTCTCGTTGCCGATAATTTTTGTTCACCATGACTTTGATTTTTGGGGAGACGATGCAAAAGAGTTCAAGCCAGAGAGGTTTGCAGAAGGGATATCAAAAGCTTCAAAAGTTGCAGGTGCTTTCTGTCCATTTGGTGGTGGTCCTCGTGTGTGCATAGGCCAGGGCTTTGCACTGATTGAAGCTAAGTTAGGTTTGAGTATGATCCTTCAACACTTCTCCTTTGAGCTTTCACCTTCTTATGTCCATGCACCATACACTGTTATCACTCTTCAGCCTCAGCATGGAGCTCTAATCAAGCTGCATAAACTctgatgctatatatatatatatatatatatatatatatgagtttacTTTGATTTTAGTTGTAGCATCATCTTGTCACATGAAAATAATCATGTCTTGGTGTGGATGCATGTGGCTATATGCTACTGACTTGATTGTACAACACTGCCGAATTATATCAATTCCAAGGGTATTGGGGGTGCTGCTTGTTAGAACAGAATTGAAACTCCATATATTTGAAATTACAAAAttctctcaaatttttttatttatttggtgtgatttaaaaatttgactTAATTATAAATCTAATTGGCTCACTTTTGAGTGGATTTTGGAATACGGTCAATTTGAACGTATTTCAAAATACAGGAGTTAAAATGCTTATCAAGAAGCATGTGAGGCATGtgaaaatctattttttatatcaattttatatttttaaaaattattttattatttatagaaatatttaaattaattatataatttaattttaaaatcataaaaaattgtataaaaattatgttttattttgtactaaatttcaaaatgtttattttaaattttgttgttatcGGATGATCAGTAATAATATAtcctatatttaatataaatattaaatatataaaatgagctaattcacaaaaacataataatatattaaagtaactaataaatatattgtttattttataattaacaaaactTGGGGctatatatcaaatttaaatttacaaatccttctaattaaatacaaaattttataatccagTATTTCAAATATCTcgaaccaaacactggatttgacaCTCCAAATGCAGGATTTACAAATTCATTATAATATGAAATCcattgcattttcaactacatctaaccaaacactatcgattttttttttaatgtttgttctTGTACAAGTGGCTAGTTTTCACATACTTTATTATATCTCAACTATATGTTGGAGGGGGATCAGACTCTCTACCTCTTGTATGAAAGTTAATTGTCCTGATAATCATTTATTGTTGCAATggtcttttatattttttaataaatattagacTACAATAgtagagtatatatatgtagcaGAACCCACTACATCATCTTGTCGAGCCATAGCAGCCTTGTGGCTTTGGTATTAGGAAATAATTCGAACAAAATGCTATGTTCTTTATTTAGCCATACCAAGAGTATATATCTCATTGCCCTCACCATGATTTGCTTCCTGAAATCACTCTAAGGGGCTGTTTGAATTGGTTGCCCATAAGTAGGTGTGTGTAATTTGACTTACAGGTAAAATCCCAACAtaggttgtttggtttgttgtgaAGGGATATATGCTGTGATTTAAATCACTGATTTTGGGCTTTTTTCTACATTTGAACTTATGGCCAAATTGGTTATAAGTCAAAATGTAGGGAATGGGTTGGATTAAAGTCACCCTTTGGCCAAGCACATGACCCCTTCCTCTTCGTTCAGTCTTTTCCATTCCCAGCCGCTTCGCTTCCAAGCCCTCCCTTTCTTCAAAGCGTTGCCTGCGCGGTCGTCGCTCCTACGATCTCATGTCCCTTGCGTTGCCTCGCCGTCGCTCTTGCAATCTCATCTCTCTTGGCTCCAGTCATCTCGCTTGCAGGTAATCTCACTCTTCTCCACCGATGAAATAAATCTGATTTCTcatgtatttttctttgattatccACTGAAGGAATAAAGTAACCCTTTGGCAAAGAGCAGTGCGCTCTTGTCCTGACATGCTTTGGCTTTTAGAGGACCACTAAAGaggtgaagaaggagaaggagaaggaaaggaGGAGTTTTTCTAGATCTAAAGAGGTTCTCTGATCTATttgcatcttttttttctttgttgctaTGGGGTTTTCTTTGAATTATGGGACTTGTTTTGATGGTTTGGATGTATGGGTGAGCTTTTGATTCTTTGAGTTTGATTCATAGTCTTGTTTCCTGTTCTTTGGtttgtttatgtattttttttaaaatcattctttcatatttttgtatttgttttctttgtttctttagcTTTTCTTTGAGTTTTGGAACTTGTTTAGATTGTTTAGATGTATGGGTGAGCTTTTGATTCTTTCAGTTTAATTCATAATCTTGTTTCctgttcttttggtttttttattttaaaaatctttttcatctatttgtatatgttttcttttttctttaggtTTTATTTGAGTTGTGGAACATGTTTGTGGAAATGAGCTTTTTATTCTTTGAGTTTGATTCATAAtcatgtttccttttctttggttattttttttcttaatttaaacaaaaaatcagatttttgaGTGACATacaaaagttttgattttggttttttatttatgtttgataTCTTGTTTCATGCTCTCCTTTTGTTTGAAGAATGTAATGCGCAGTGGATGGTTAGTTTGCTTTTGTTGCTGAGAGTGTTATTAAGGTCATGTGATGACGGGCGCATAGACGACGTGGCATGTGCCTACATGGAGAAGTACGAcgcaagggcattttggtaatttagcAGCCGACGAGTTTTTTATGGTTGTACCgggtctatttgatgggaaacgggtcAAGGAACAAAAGTCATGAGTTTGTGTCCCACAAACTCAtgagtcataccaaaatttgtAACAAAGCACAGGCTCAAACTAGATCGTTAAGTACTTCCCGATCAGTTTCACTAGCACAGCGGATTGCTCTTTCTTTCGTTAGGACCGCCATTGAAGACCAAGCCTAATGGTCGACCACATTCAACGGTAAAAagggccaaattccatcgtttaggactcgaaaaccctaattttgtcatttttagtaataattgatttcgttatatcttaggatagaaatctctgatttgagggccgtttgtggcaatagtctttattttgttagatctttattttcttgttgatatttgagaatttactattttttggtaaattttcgaattatctcctttcttagtgctatttttgtctatttaatgtaagcctacgggtaaaagaaaatcagttttgtgatcatcattttcttgagtaataaaattttactcttcctaattcctggctatctttgatcaacagggttTGGACAACTTGTTACCGGCATTCGAAGGCGAATCAACGGGttcaagtataccgctgcatcatcATGACTTGTAGTTACAAACTTAAGGAAAATACATGAACTAGAACATAGTAGATCCTTAATGCATAACAAAGACTCATTATTGGATTCCAAGTTTGTGCTCTTACACATGGTAATTAAACTTTACTTATTaccattttcttcttcatttaagaGCTAGTGTACCTGATATTAATTTGCAAGATGTAATTAAGGGTAGGAAATGTATTCCAAATCCCTTCTTACTTTGTTGTAGCCATGTTTGATCTTTAGCCATTGATGTTAAATACTAAACAAAAACTTTATAATGTTGTGAGGGATTTCACAAAAAACACTAAAGAATATCTTTCAGTTGAAAATCTGAAATCTTATGTCTCCGAATACATTTCACTAATTTCCTGTCGAGCCAACATTgtatgtatgttttatttttgaactcttttttctttctaatttgTAATGGTATTGAACTTGTCTTGGCTTGAATATATATCCATAATAGGCTTTATCAAGATTTGTGAACTCTTTAAACCTACAATACACTTTTATATATGCTATCAATCAAACTCAAGTTTTGTGTATACTTTTCTTCTATGAACAATGATGcctttgttgattttattggcAGTTCATAGCCATAATTTTGATACGGTTTCATTTACTTTTCATTGCATTGAGATATTCTAGAAGATTCTTGAGAATTTTGtaaatatgtacatatttataCGAACACCTAAAAGTAGGGGAAACAACACttctctatctatctatatatatatatataaaataaaactagtaaaatacaatttattggtaacaataagattattaatattattggtCTTGTGATCTTCCTCTAGACACCTCATCTGCCAATACTGCCATGAAATTAGACTACAAAACTTTGATCCCTTTCTCGAGCACCAtgcaaatattatattacttgttgttAATGAGTATGAGTGTGAAACTTTCATCTATAACAACAAAGGTCAAAGAAGCATAcattaaaataatagtaataataataacttgtCCTGTTTGGCTGAATTTGATTAGAATGGTTCTTGAGTTGTCTTTTTCAGACTTGTGATGGGGGCTATCATAATGTGAACTTGGatgaattattttaacaaaaagaaCATAGTAAATAACTTGTCCTTTTggctaaatattatattttaaaaattctaatggTCTTATCTAAACTCATATTATAAATGGACAATCCATTTGATGACGAAAGTGCGTTGTGCTTGCCGCCTCTATCGTTATTGCAATTGTTGCATTAAGATGGTACAATAGGAGAAGAAGATTGAATTTGTTACGAGAGCCATATTACAATAGGGATCAACAACGTACAAACTATATTTCAAGGTTAATACACGGATCCGAGGAGGCTAGTATAGCAATACTAAGGATGAAAAGGGTTGTTATTTTGGgttatgtgatttattgaaataaaaaggaTTGTTGTGCAACACATAACATATAAGCGTTGAAGAGCAAGTAACGATGTTTCTTCACATTCTTGGTCACAATGTGAGAAATAGGGTGCTTGGAGTAAATTTCTTACGTTCCGGTGAAATTAttagtatatattttaaacatgtaTTATACGCCATAGGAGAGTTCGAGGTGAATTCATCCAACTTGCCCTCACAACTACTAGTTCAGTTATTGCACATGATCCAAggtttatgccatatttttagGTAAGAAAATAGTGATTTACTCTACTTTGTGGAAATAGACTTATATGCAATACATAATATTTTTGTCCATTAATAAATAGGATTAATTGCATAGGAGAGTGCTTGATGGTACACATATCCACGcatatttttgaaagaaaattgtaGCTCATTTCCGTGAGAGAAAACCATATCCCACTCAAAATGTTTTGGCCATAGTTGACTTTGAATGAAGATTTACATCTAGCTAGTTGGGAGGGTTCAGTACATGATGTACTTGTCATTCGTGATGCTTTAGAAAGAGAGGATGGACTTATAGTGCCTCAAGGTATGTTActgtttgacaaaaattaaaattattactcTATTGTGGTTGTCGGAATAACTCATACAAATATCCATGTAGGTAACTATTACCTTGTAGATGCAGGATATTTGACAAGAGCGGGTTTTATATCTCCATTTCGTGGTGTTTGTTATCATTTTAAAGAATTTAGTACCCGCACACCATCAAATAGCAAggaactatttaattatagGCATTCTTCATTATGCACTACTGTGAAATGAACAATTGGATCTTTGAAGAATCCCTTCAAAATTCTCACATCTAGATCATTCTTTCCATTTCAAACACAAGTGGATATTATGTTTGCGTGTTCTATTTTacacaattatattttacaaGGAGGTAATGATATGATATTTATAAACCTGATGTGGAAGAATGGGAACTTAATGTGCAAGAGGTTAGAACTCAATCCCAAGCACGTGAGGAGGCAAAAGAATGGTTAGTAATATGTGATGCAATTATGGAGGCCTTGTGGAACAATTAATAGATAGAGTTATCCTTCGTTGTGGTTTTGTTGTGGAATTGTATTTTACCACCTATTGTTGCATTTTATATACCTTCATTGTGGTTTTGTTGTAGAATTATATTTAGTGAGGTTGTTTTGTGTTGTTGCATTTTGTATTCCATCTTTTGATAACTATGTTTAATGTGACACTATATAACTTCATGTGGTTGtgtctttgaaaattttttcctttctttgtaatttatttcttcttcatttataaatataaatttattatcttttttattggTAAAAGATGGACTTAGTAGAAATGACTCAAGAAAGCGAAGGTGTTGGAACGAGATGGCCAACTAATTTCAGGTGGACAACGATCATGACTCCATTTTTGCTCAGATGCTTAGTTGAGCAAGCAGACCTTGGTCTTCAAATTGACAAAGGTTTCAAGAGTACTACTATCAATGGAATTGCGAGGGCTATTAGTACGAGGTTTAGCATGTATGGCTATGAGTGATACACATGTTATCAATCGTCTTTGACATGTAAGAATGATATGGCTATAATAAAAAAGCTTAAGAGTTTAAGTGGAGTTTCGTGGATGATTCAGAGAAGAAAATCATTATGAGCATTGAAAAATTCCGAACATACATATAAGTAATCTGAAGtttgccttttatttttataatcaatatttgTATGCATTATCTTTTTTGTAGTCCCATCCTACTGAAGCGATTTACATCAATAAGCTCATTGAAGATTATGAGCAGATGGTTATTGTTTGTGGGAATGATGAAACAACGGGGTCATATGCAAGAACGGGTTCTCAAAGCTCTAGGAGTCTAGGTGTCCTCATGGAAATGTTATCAACATCACCGACATTGGATTCTGACGATCAACTACAAGGGTTGGATGATTGGGACTTCACACAATCACAACCTCCTCTGGCGGAAACACCAACAACATCcatttcaaaaaccaaaaaagtaAACAAGGGATCAAAGCGTATAAGGCGGGAAGAATTGGAAGTCATGCAAAAAATCTCCAATGAATTGGACAGGCTTGCAAGTGTTGCGGAGATTGACAAAGTTGTATAGTTCAGTAAGAGATTGTACGATGAGGTCATTACTTTGATTGACTATTACAATTTGTCTGACCTTGGTTTAGCATATGACCATTTGAATACCCAGAATAATCTGGCAATTGCTTTTATGAACAAAGATCATGACCTTCGATGCTTTTGGATGGATGGTTTCTTTAGGCAGTTGGCGTGTGATGGTGGGGTCTAAGATCGTTTGCtcttatgattttcttattttgtgtgtttttgaTCATTTTATGgacatgttttattttgtatgttgttattgtttggAGTTGTTGAACTATGTTATGTTTTATGAATATGTTGACAATTTAATGGTGTTGGTTGTTGAATTTGGGTTGTTGAGTCTCAAATTTGTTTGATGAACATGCTGACTTATTGAATATAATTTGTTGAgtttatatcttattttatgAACATAACGACTTATTGAGcaattttagatttaatttCAAGTGAGTATGCTCAAGTGATAAGCACCAATTGATAGTTGTATTAGTAAGTTAAATTTACTTCAtgaataactaatttttaaaaaataaaatagattttaaataaataaaattcattaacttaaatccatttaaataaataaaatacattaacttaaatagataaaaaagattataaataaaatattaaagaaaattataaattataaaaaaaattgaaaaaagggATAATCTAACCACTTACTTTACAGAGTGATTTTAACCaacaacttacatcaaaccaaacacttgaaAAGTAAATGCAGTATTTTCATTAACAGTCAACCAAACAACCatgatgtaagtgaaaatacagtaatttcaattacatgtaatttgacttacattgtaatttgaaataaaggGTAACTAAACATCCCCTAattaaaccatgaaaaataactTTCTAGAATTATTCTCTATAAGATCCTAGCAACAATTACAAAACCTCCTATGTTTACATGatttactttctttatttactTAGTACAAAAAATTCACATAATGTTACAACATCCCAATCCATGACAAGCATGTATTAAGACCATTCGTGCATAGCAGTAAAGCCAAGCCACGCCACCCCTCATGTTGTCCAATCGGGTGATCACCAtaacgatgatgatgatgatgatgatgatgatgatgatatgggTTGTGGTGTTGCCGGTGTTGCCGGTGTGGGTGTGGAGGACACTGGATTGGGTTTGTTTTACGCCAAGAAGGCTTGAGCGTGAGCTCCAGCGGCATGGCCTGAGTGGAACCCACTACTAGATCTTTTATGGCGATTCCAAACACTTTGGTCGGTTATTGAAAGACGCAAATTCCCAGTCTTTGCCTCTTTACTGCTATGACATTAGCCCTCGAATCCTCTCTCTCTATTATAACATCAGCAAGAATCAtggtattatttataatatattctcAATAATTCATGCATCACTATTTCTCTCTCAATGAATTTTTTCTGGCCAGATTATTTCTgaattcccaaaaagaaaaagggaataaacatgttcttatatatatatatatatatatacatatatatctatgtaatctttgatgatttatttgtacACTTGAAATGTAGGTAAGATATCTTTCACTTGGTATGGAACTTCTCCGAGAGTGAGTCTAATGGATCCAGATCTGGCCAGAGAagttttgtcaaaataaaaatttggctATTTTGAGAAACCAATATCAATCCCATTTATTAAATATGTATTCCAAGGACTTATTATTCATGAAGGTGAAAAGTGGGCCAAGCATCGAAGAATCATCAACCCAGCTTTCCATCTGGAGAAGTTAAAGGTAATCACTGTACGTTCActtctatatgcacaaaatgAGTTCATTATTTTCTAGAACTTCAAAATTATTGTCAGCAGGTGCAGGAAC
This genomic window from Dioscorea cayenensis subsp. rotundata cultivar TDr96_F1 chromosome 20, TDr96_F1_v2_PseudoChromosome.rev07_lg8_w22 25.fasta, whole genome shotgun sequence contains:
- the LOC120251150 gene encoding cytochrome P450 CYP72A219-like encodes the protein MVAVAVVLVVGWGWRTLEWLWWRPRRLEKMLKGQGLRGGQYRLFYGDLKDNARLIKEARSQPLALNSHDVAPRVAPLFHHAMKLHGKISITWLGPYPRVSLMDPELIKEVLSNKFGHFVKPNLTPLGKLLAQGLASHEGEKWAKHRRIINPAFHLEKLKRMLPAFSTCCDELIKRWENKINAEGSIELNVWPELQNLTGDVISRTAFGSSYEEGRRIFQLQTEQAELVMPALQSVYIPGYRFLPTPKNNRRKAIDREIRIILRGMIEKREKAIRMGESSKDDLLGLLMESNMKENEEHESKFKNKGLSVEEVIEECKLFYIAGQETTSSLLTWTMVLLSMYPEWQIKAREEVLQVFGKNKPDMEGVSRLKTLTMILYEVLRLYPPAIFMTRITYKTMELGGITYPPGVLLSLPIIFVHHDFDFWGDDAKEFKPERFAEGISKASKVAGAFCPFGGGPRVCIGQGFALIEAKLGLSMILQHFSFELSPSYVHAPYTVITLQPQHGALIKLHKL